A single region of the Dromaius novaehollandiae isolate bDroNov1 chromosome 27, bDroNov1.hap1, whole genome shotgun sequence genome encodes:
- the RAB7B gene encoding ras-related protein Rab-7b → MDSSKKVDLKIIIIGALGVGKTSLLHQYVHKTFYEDYRTTLGASILTKVIAVDNTPLKLQIWDTGGQERFRSMVSTFYKGSDGCMLAFDVTDRESFESLENWRDDFLEKVIPREQGFPMVVLGNKIDICERQVPEEIASAWCKEKDIPYFEVSAKNDINVAQAFETLAKQALTTYKGIFESYLTDSIKLTPDDKPKKSCC, encoded by the exons ATGGACTCCAGCAAGAAGGTGGATCTGAAGATCATCATCATAGGAGCCCTGGG CGTGGGCAAGACCTCCCTCCTGCACCAGTACGTGCACAAGACCTTCTACGAGGACTACCGCACCACGCTGGGCGCCAGCATCCTCACCAAAGTCATCGCCGTGGACAACACCCCCCTGAAGCTGCAG ATCTGGGACACGGGGGGCCAGGAGCGGTTCCGGTCCATGGTGTCGACCTTCTACAAAGGCTCGGACGGCTGCATGCTGGCCTTCGACGTGACCGACCGGGAGTCCTTCGAGTCCCTGGAGAACTGGAGAGATGACTTCCTGGAGAAGGTCATCCCCAGGGAGCAAGGCTTCCCCATGGTCGTGCTGGGCAACAAGATAGACATCTGCGAGCGGCAG GTGCCCGAGGAGATCGCCTCTGCCTGGTGCAAGGAAAAAGACATCCCATACTTCGAGGTCAGCGCCAAGAACGACATCAACGTGGCCCAGGCGTTCGAGACCCTGGCGAAGCAGGCCTTAACCACG TATAAAGGGATTTTTGAGAGTTATTT
- the CTSE gene encoding cathepsin E, translated as MRRLLLALLCLALANGLRRVALARRRSLRRLLRDRGQLGHFWKAHKLDMLQYSEDCGALSEASEPLINYMDVEYFGQISIGNPPQNFTVVFDTGSSNLWVPSAYCVSKACAAHARFQSSQSSTYQAVGTPFSIQYGTGSLTGIIGSDHVTVEGLTVTNQQFAESISEPGQVFLEAEFDGILGLAYPSLAVDGVTPVFDNMMAQNLVELPMFSVYMSANPESAVGGELLFGGFDPSRFMGTLNWVPVTQQGYWQILIDNIQVGGTVAFCAGGCQAIVDTGTSLLTGPSKDIKELQKYIGATPVDGEYAVECNNMNVMPNVTFAINGVLYTLNPLAYLLIEKSDGMDICVSGFQGADIPPPAGPLWILGDIFIRQFYSVFDRGNNRVGLAPAVP; from the exons ATGCGACGCCTGCtcctggcactgctctgcctggCGCTGGCGAATGGGCTCAGACG GGTGGCCCTGGCGCGGCGGCGGTCGCTGCGGCGCTTGCTGCGGGACCGCGGGCAGCTCGGGCACTTCTGGAAGGCGCACAAGCTGGACATGCTGCAGTACAGCGAGGACTGCGGCGCGCTCAGCGAGGCCAGCGAGCCCCTCATCAACTACATGGAC GTGGAGTATTTTGGGCAGATTTCCATCGGGAACCCGCCGCAGAACTTCACCGTGGTCTTCGACACCGGCTCCTCCAACCTCTGGGTGCCGTCCGCCTACTGCGTCAGCAAGGCCTGCG CGGCGCACGCGCGCTTCCAGTCCTCCCAGTCCAGCACGTACCAGGCCGTGGGCACCCCCTTCTCCATCCAGTACGGGACCGGCAGCTTGACCGGGATCATCGGGTCTGACCACGTAACC GTCGAGGGCCTCACCGTGACCAACCAGCAGTTTGCGGAGAGCATCAGCGAGCCCGGCCAGGTCTTCCTGGAAGCCGAGTTCGACGGGATCCTGGGGCTGGCCTACCCCTCGCTGGCCGTGGACGGCGTCACCCCCGTCTTCGACAACATGATGGCACAAAACCTGGTGGAGCTGCCCATGTTCTCCGTCTACATGAGCGC GAACCCGGAGTCCGCCGTGGGAGGGGAGCTGCTCTTCGGGGGCTTCGACCCCTCCCGCTTCATGGGCACCCTGAACTGGGTGCCGGTCACTCAGCAGGGCTACTGGCAAATCCTCATCGACAA CATCCAGGTCGGGGGGACGGTGGCGTTCTGCGCGGGCGGGTGCCAGGCCATCGTGGACACCGGGACGTCGCTCCTCACGGGTCCTTCCAAGGACATAAAAGAACTGCAGAAGTACATCGGTGCCACGCCTGTGGACGGAGAG TACGCCGTGGAGTGCAACAACATGAACGTGATGCCCAACGTGACCTTCGCCATCAACGGGGTCCTCTACACGCTCAATCCCCTGGCCTACCTGCTCATA GAGAAGAGCGACGGCATGGACATCTGCGTCAGCGGCTTCCAGGGCGCGGACATCCCCCCTCCCGCCGGCCCGCTCTGGATCCTCGGCGACATTTTCATTCGGCAGTTTTACTCGGTCTTTGACCGCGGCAATAACCGGGTGGGCTTGGCCCCGGCTGTCCCTTAG
- the RHEX gene encoding regulator of hemoglobinization and erythroid cell expansion protein, whose translation MDCSPWWVLVAISAMTLIFHALFLVILYMILSRKIEHLCGGSKAGDQPAVEPERPPAPAPAPAGNTALQAAYAGSSDTSSETSDDSDSSPSGRQVPRAEESLNYTSLRFTAKGRPPAAADYENMKVGADYINMDPKKRKADFWACSSPVAAKSIEYTEVKL comes from the exons ATGGACTGCTCCCCGTG GTGGGTGCTTGTCGCCATCTCCGCCATGACCTTGATCTTCCACGCGCTCTTCTTGGTGATACTGTACATGATACTCAGCAGGAAAATAG AGCATCTCTGCGGCGGCAGCAAGGCTGGTGACCAGCCGGCAGTGGAGCCcgagcggcccccggccccggccccggccccggcggggaacACGGCGCTGCAGGCAGCCTACGCCG GGAGCAGCGACACCTCTTCGGAGACCTCCGACGACTCGGACAGCAGCCCGTCGGGCCGGCAG GTGCCGCGCGCGGAGGAGAGCCTCAACTACACCTCGCTGCGCTTCACCGCCAAGGgccggccgccggccgccgccgacTACGAGAACATGAAGGTGGGAGCGGACTACATCAACATGGACCCCAAGAAGAGGAAAGCCGACTTCTGGGCTTGCTCCAGCCCCGTGGCGGCCAAGTCCATAGAGTACACGGAGGTGAAGCTGTga